A section of the Paenibacillus aurantius genome encodes:
- a CDS encoding YihY/virulence factor BrkB family protein, translating to MKTTDKPATKRMSLQSFANNLYCRFQDDEVPAMGAQLTYYLILSFFPFLIFLIALVSFMPFLNSGEIIGSISRMLPQTSNETIRSVLDEIQQSKSSTLLSVGIITTIWSASKGIDGILKALNKAYDEEETRPFWKVKGASIMFTLLMAVVIVFTFGMLIFGKWIGEMIFKFLHVPAFFDIIWSIAKYVLPLGMMAAMFVLLYRFIPNRHLSFREVLPGALFTTVGWIVTSLLFSFYVNNFGNYTKTYGSIGGIIVLLTWLYISSIIIVLGGEVNATLAFDREGKTKDSCKRFSLPLLGKKKDKSNRAPEVVLPLYNGKEADKAR from the coding sequence ATGAAGACAACGGATAAGCCGGCGACCAAACGAATGAGCCTGCAGAGCTTCGCCAACAACCTCTACTGCCGGTTTCAAGACGACGAGGTGCCGGCTATGGGAGCGCAGCTGACGTATTACCTTATACTGTCCTTTTTCCCTTTTCTTATCTTTCTCATCGCTTTGGTCAGCTTTATGCCTTTTCTGAACAGCGGGGAGATCATCGGGAGCATTTCCCGGATGCTGCCGCAGACCTCCAATGAAACGATCCGCAGCGTACTGGATGAGATTCAGCAGTCGAAGAGCTCGACCTTGCTGTCCGTCGGGATCATCACGACCATCTGGTCGGCCTCGAAAGGAATCGACGGGATCCTTAAGGCTCTTAACAAAGCCTATGATGAGGAGGAGACGCGTCCGTTCTGGAAAGTAAAGGGAGCTTCCATCATGTTTACCCTCCTGATGGCGGTCGTGATCGTGTTTACGTTTGGGATGCTCATTTTCGGCAAATGGATCGGGGAAATGATCTTTAAGTTCCTGCATGTTCCGGCCTTCTTCGATATTATCTGGAGCATCGCCAAGTATGTGCTGCCTCTCGGCATGATGGCGGCCATGTTCGTGCTCCTGTACCGGTTCATCCCGAACCGCCATCTTTCGTTCCGGGAAGTGCTGCCGGGAGCCCTTTTCACGACGGTGGGCTGGATCGTCACTTCCCTTCTGTTCTCGTTCTATGTCAACAACTTCGGCAATTACACCAAAACCTACGGAAGCATCGGCGGAATCATCGTCCTGCTGACCTGGCTGTATATTTCGAGCATCATTATCGTGCTGGGCGGGGAAGTGAACGCCACGCTCGCCTTTGACCGGGAGGGCAAGACGAAGGACTCCTGCAAGCGGTTCTCCCTTCCCCTTCTCGGGAAGAAAAAAGACAAGAGCAACCGTGCTCCCGAAGTGGTACTCCCGCTCTATAACGGCAAGGAAGCCGACAAGGCCCGGTAG
- a CDS encoding DUF3243 domain-containing protein: MSERDHVIEKDGDLQTDKINQAIEKIGDGQKEQILADFGAFQEYLAKRIQMAQGIGLNEEQLAVTAEKIADYLAANEEPRNREEKLLQELWKVGEKDERHKLAHMLVRLAQQ; the protein is encoded by the coding sequence ATGAGTGAACGCGATCATGTCATTGAAAAAGACGGAGATCTTCAGACGGATAAAATCAACCAGGCCATCGAGAAGATCGGTGACGGACAAAAAGAGCAGATTTTGGCCGATTTCGGTGCCTTCCAGGAGTATTTGGCCAAGCGCATTCAGATGGCGCAGGGCATCGGACTGAACGAAGAGCAGCTTGCCGTAACGGCGGAGAAAATCGCCGATTACCTGGCCGCCAACGAGGAGCCGCGCAACCGGGAGGAGAAGCTTCTCCAGGAGCTGTGGAAGGTCGGGGAGAAGGATGAGCGCCACAAGCTCGCCCATATGCTCGTCCGTCTGGCCCAGCAATAA
- the wsfD gene encoding glycan biosynthesis hexose transferase WsfD, giving the protein MKSKLLQPASAAVLAAALVLGYLLLAKPLIGMADNGDFLRIMGAFGLDYLDPHLEYKDKYFSYFLSQYQMTGRYFQGGYPSTELIMVGLAMLLDKALTWDSVFDIRFLAILYAAVFLAAVYLLVQTYTTVSRTVGWVLAALLVLVFCDAGYAAYYNSLYGEPLSYAFLFLTMALALRICRTGRPSGGLLAAFFAAALFFIGAKVQNAPCGVLLALLSLRFLKMKADRSWRRSVIMGSVGLVAFSAAIYLLDPKEIKVINQYQTIFYGVLKDSPTPEKDLEELGIDPKFAVLKDTNYFTPNTAIPQSDPILQKEVYDKADQKTVALFYLTHPARFLDKMQVTARDAFTIHPSYLGNYEKAPDVPPGKITGTFTWWSKWKASALPRSFLLLCLFFAVYFAVLMINHRKESRLERRIELEAFALLGILAVLSFVVPVIGSGEADLAKHLFLFTVCFDMMLAVSLLGLVRFAFWNDRHENSSD; this is encoded by the coding sequence ATGAAAAGCAAGCTGCTGCAGCCCGCCTCGGCGGCCGTTCTGGCCGCGGCTCTGGTCCTCGGGTATCTGCTGCTGGCCAAGCCTCTTATCGGGATGGCCGACAACGGGGATTTCCTGCGGATCATGGGAGCCTTCGGGCTGGATTACCTGGACCCCCATCTCGAGTACAAGGACAAATATTTCAGCTACTTCCTCAGCCAATACCAGATGACCGGACGTTATTTCCAGGGCGGCTATCCCTCGACGGAGCTGATTATGGTCGGTCTGGCCATGCTGCTCGACAAGGCGTTAACATGGGACTCCGTGTTCGATATCCGCTTTCTGGCGATTCTGTACGCCGCCGTGTTCCTCGCGGCCGTTTATCTCCTGGTCCAAACCTACACCACGGTCAGCCGGACCGTCGGCTGGGTCCTGGCCGCCCTTCTGGTACTGGTTTTTTGCGATGCCGGGTATGCGGCCTACTATAACTCGTTATACGGAGAACCGCTGTCGTACGCCTTCCTCTTTCTAACGATGGCCCTAGCCCTTCGGATTTGCCGAACCGGCCGGCCCTCCGGAGGACTGCTGGCCGCCTTCTTCGCCGCCGCTCTCTTCTTCATCGGAGCCAAGGTTCAGAATGCGCCCTGCGGCGTTCTGCTCGCCCTGCTGTCCCTGCGGTTCCTGAAGATGAAGGCCGATCGGTCTTGGAGGCGTTCGGTAATAATGGGCTCGGTTGGCCTTGTCGCGTTCTCGGCCGCCATCTACCTGCTCGACCCTAAAGAAATTAAAGTCATCAACCAGTACCAGACGATCTTCTACGGGGTGCTGAAGGACTCACCCACGCCCGAGAAGGATCTGGAGGAGCTCGGCATCGATCCGAAATTCGCCGTTCTCAAGGATACGAATTATTTTACGCCGAATACCGCCATCCCTCAGAGCGATCCCATCCTTCAGAAGGAAGTGTACGATAAAGCCGACCAGAAGACGGTGGCGCTCTTCTATTTGACCCATCCGGCCCGCTTCCTCGACAAAATGCAGGTGACCGCCCGAGACGCGTTCACCATTCATCCTAGCTACCTGGGCAATTACGAGAAGGCGCCGGACGTGCCGCCTGGGAAAATCACCGGAACCTTCACCTGGTGGAGCAAGTGGAAGGCCTCCGCCCTGCCGCGCTCCTTCCTCCTGCTCTGCCTGTTCTTCGCCGTCTATTTCGCGGTATTGATGATTAATCATCGCAAGGAATCCCGGCTGGAACGGAGAATCGAGCTCGAAGCGTTCGCTCTGCTCGGCATTCTCGCCGTCCTGTCGTTCGTCGTGCCGGTGATCGGCTCGGGCGAGGCGGACCTCGCCAAGCATCTGTTCCTCTTCACCGTATGCTTCGATATGATGCTGGCCGTCTCGCTTCTTGGGCTCGTCCGGTTCGCCTTCTGGAATGACCGGCATGAGAATAGTTCCGATTAG
- a CDS encoding MGDG synthase family glycosyltransferase encodes MRAGQKHKVLILSGELGDGHKQAAKAIVEAAHLSRPGMEVEIVDFMAWTHPKLHTIGRYAYTQWVTKFPSMYGFLFRRTRSDNTISHLFKKMKFYTLGRMARLLQEVRPTVVVCTFPGAAAAMSMLKENGLTDLPLVTVITDHTDHSYWLHPCTDRYIVGSEHVKEALMGHQIPESRIAVTGIPIRPRFVGRFDRGTLRRKYGLHPDLPTVLVMGGGLGMIGREFTETLRSSDIMETMQVIFVCGQNEKLKQQLDGEFRGCRGVLTTGYVDHIHELMALSDLLITKPGGLTTSEAVAMELPMLLHKPLPGQEQDNAAYLVKSGVAVMAGSGAELAEELVKLIESPLLLSAIRQQAKRHERKHAAFQALEAILATKPTYWPAKVRRAVYARA; translated from the coding sequence ATGAGAGCAGGCCAAAAGCACAAGGTGTTGATCCTGTCGGGGGAGCTCGGGGACGGACACAAACAAGCGGCTAAGGCTATCGTCGAGGCGGCCCACCTGAGCCGTCCGGGGATGGAGGTGGAAATCGTGGATTTCATGGCATGGACCCACCCGAAGCTTCATACGATCGGCCGGTACGCTTACACCCAGTGGGTGACGAAGTTTCCTTCGATGTACGGCTTTCTCTTCCGGAGAACGCGTTCGGACAACACCATCTCTCACCTTTTCAAAAAAATGAAGTTTTACACGCTTGGGCGCATGGCGCGTTTGCTTCAGGAGGTCCGGCCCACCGTCGTGGTCTGCACCTTCCCGGGAGCGGCGGCGGCGATGTCCATGCTGAAGGAGAACGGGTTGACCGACCTTCCGCTCGTCACGGTGATCACGGATCACACCGACCACAGCTACTGGCTTCACCCCTGCACCGACCGGTATATCGTCGGCTCCGAGCACGTGAAGGAAGCGTTGATGGGCCACCAAATTCCCGAATCGCGCATTGCGGTAACAGGAATTCCCATCCGCCCCCGGTTCGTCGGAAGGTTTGACCGGGGTACGCTAAGAAGGAAGTACGGGCTCCACCCCGACCTGCCCACGGTACTGGTCATGGGCGGAGGACTCGGAATGATCGGAAGAGAATTTACCGAAACCCTCCGTTCCAGTGATATAATGGAAACCATGCAGGTCATTTTCGTGTGCGGGCAGAACGAGAAGCTGAAGCAGCAGCTGGATGGGGAGTTCCGAGGCTGCCGCGGGGTGCTGACCACCGGCTATGTCGATCACATCCACGAGCTGATGGCCCTGTCGGATCTGCTCATCACGAAGCCGGGCGGGCTGACGACCTCGGAGGCGGTGGCGATGGAGCTGCCCATGCTCCTTCATAAGCCGCTGCCCGGCCAGGAGCAGGACAACGCGGCCTATCTCGTCAAGAGCGGAGTGGCCGTCATGGCCGGAAGCGGCGCGGAGCTCGCGGAAGAGCTCGTGAAGCTGATCGAAAGTCCCTTGCTCTTATCCGCCATCCGCCAGCAGGCCAAGCGGCACGAGCGCAAGCACGCCGCCTTCCAGGCGCTGGAGGCCATACTGGCCACGAAACCGACCTACTGGCCCGCGAAGGTACGCCGCGCGGTTTATGCAAGAGCCTAG
- a CDS encoding MGDG synthase family glycosyltransferase yields MRKKRVLLLSEGFGSGHTQAAHAISVGLRRLSSMVRTRVLELGAFQHPTIAPLIFSAYRKTVTSQPKLYGMLYRHQYKKSLNRLTSLALHRIFYSQTASIIKQLRPDMIVCTHPFPNVVVSRLKRSGLAIPLCTVITDYDAHGTWIDPAVNKYLVSTAEVRDKLIGRGVPESIIEVTGIPVHPDFWIPSSDKDELRSRFGLAAKPTVLIMGGGWGLVNNEELIRHMSRFREEIQLIFCLGNNEKVRQRLMHDPLFQHPNIRLLGYTKEIDKLMEVSDLLVTKPGGMTCTEAMAKGIPMLFYSPIPGQEEENCQYFTDQGYGTVIQSMDTVTYWFNRLLEDYPEFVKRRAWMQQEQLKSGPEVCSRAIMEFLQ; encoded by the coding sequence ATGAGAAAAAAGAGAGTCCTTCTCCTGTCGGAGGGCTTCGGTTCGGGTCATACGCAGGCCGCCCACGCCATTTCGGTCGGGCTTCGCCGGCTTTCCTCCATGGTCCGGACACGGGTATTGGAGCTGGGTGCCTTTCAGCACCCTACCATCGCTCCGCTCATTTTCTCAGCCTACCGCAAAACGGTCACCTCCCAGCCCAAGCTGTACGGAATGCTCTACCGCCATCAATACAAAAAATCCTTGAACCGGCTCACCTCGCTAGCGCTTCATCGGATTTTCTACTCGCAGACCGCTTCCATCATCAAGCAGCTGCGGCCGGATATGATCGTCTGCACCCATCCTTTTCCGAACGTAGTGGTGTCCCGGTTGAAGCGCTCGGGGCTCGCCATTCCGCTCTGCACGGTCATTACGGATTACGACGCCCACGGCACCTGGATCGATCCTGCGGTCAACAAATACCTGGTTTCAACCGCCGAGGTGCGCGACAAGCTGATTGGCCGCGGCGTGCCGGAATCCATCATCGAAGTGACGGGTATTCCCGTTCATCCGGACTTCTGGATTCCCTCCTCGGATAAAGACGAGCTTCGTTCCCGGTTCGGTCTGGCAGCCAAGCCGACGGTCCTCATCATGGGCGGCGGCTGGGGGCTCGTCAATAACGAGGAGCTGATCCGGCACATGAGCCGGTTCCGGGAGGAGATCCAGCTCATTTTTTGCCTCGGCAATAATGAGAAGGTCCGGCAGCGGCTTATGCACGACCCCCTTTTTCAGCATCCGAACATCCGGCTGCTCGGCTATACGAAGGAAATCGACAAGCTGATGGAGGTTTCCGATCTTCTCGTGACGAAGCCGGGAGGCATGACCTGCACGGAAGCGATGGCCAAGGGCATCCCGATGCTTTTCTACAGCCCCATTCCCGGCCAGGAGGAAGAGAACTGCCAGTATTTTACCGACCAAGGCTACGGAACGGTCATCCAATCGATGGACACGGTGACGTACTGGTTCAACCGGCTCCTGGAAGATTATCCGGAATTCGTGAAGCGAAGAGCCTGGATGCAGCAGGAGCAGCTGAAGAGCGGACCCGAGGTTTGCTCCCGGGCGATCATGGAGTTTCTTCAATAA
- a CDS encoding Gfo/Idh/MocA family protein — MSKIRLGIIGCGNMAGSHGHGFKELAGQMEVTATCDVELERAQKAAEGAGAKLAVADYHEMLDYVDAVLIVLPHDLHYEVGMTCLRAGKHVLMEKPMCNTEEECVELIHTAEREGKVLMTAYPVRFWPIVRKLKELIDSKAHGECFQMSIWTEQYTKYPEGHWAHSANRLGGGQFFSHGCHYVDLMLWFLGRPVRGMHLGTNFGTPWMEKEGTSNVVIEFENGALGYHFGTWGARGTRLGWSIHAHCTEGMLEINLADRKLYLHSHINEEKANLDTESRTQVLMEIDNSGKFTHFEIEHFLDCIQTGKRPITDGPTSIQGLRLIWRLYEAERKNTIADLRGLGLEDNWESAEAQVGGNAEDSR; from the coding sequence ATGAGTAAAATTCGTCTGGGAATTATCGGCTGCGGCAATATGGCGGGAAGCCACGGGCACGGCTTCAAAGAGCTTGCGGGCCAGATGGAGGTTACCGCAACCTGCGATGTCGAGCTGGAACGGGCACAGAAGGCGGCCGAGGGGGCCGGTGCCAAGTTGGCCGTTGCCGATTACCACGAGATGTTGGATTATGTTGATGCCGTGCTCATCGTACTGCCGCATGACCTGCATTATGAAGTAGGCATGACCTGTTTAAGAGCGGGGAAACATGTGCTGATGGAGAAGCCCATGTGCAATACCGAGGAGGAGTGCGTAGAGCTGATCCACACGGCGGAGCGGGAAGGCAAGGTTCTGATGACGGCCTATCCCGTTCGCTTCTGGCCGATCGTCCGGAAGTTGAAGGAGTTGATCGATTCAAAGGCACATGGGGAGTGCTTCCAGATGTCGATCTGGACGGAGCAATATACCAAGTATCCCGAAGGCCACTGGGCCCATTCCGCCAACCGGCTGGGAGGAGGACAATTTTTCAGCCATGGCTGCCATTATGTCGACCTGATGCTCTGGTTCCTTGGGCGCCCGGTCAGAGGAATGCATCTAGGAACGAATTTCGGAACCCCTTGGATGGAGAAGGAAGGAACCAGCAACGTTGTGATCGAATTCGAGAATGGCGCCTTGGGTTATCATTTCGGAACCTGGGGCGCGAGGGGAACACGATTGGGTTGGAGCATCCATGCCCATTGTACGGAAGGGATGCTGGAAATCAACCTTGCCGATCGCAAGCTGTACCTCCATTCGCACATCAACGAAGAGAAAGCGAACCTCGACACCGAATCCCGTACTCAGGTGCTGATGGAGATCGATAACTCCGGTAAATTCACACATTTCGAAATAGAGCATTTCTTGGACTGTATACAGACCGGCAAGCGGCCCATTACGGACGGACCGACAAGCATCCAAGGACTGCGCTTAATCTGGCGTCTGTATGAAGCGGAGCGGAAGAATACGATTGCCGATTTGCGGGGGTTGGGACTTGAGGACAATTGGGAAAGTGCGGAAGCCCAAGTGGGCGGGAACGCAGAGGACTCGCGCTGA
- a CDS encoding Gfo/Idh/MocA family protein, translating into MDKVRLGIIGIGNMGRGHCAYLMKNEVHGVELTAICDTDPEKLKWVPENLGVNVRTFGSPDEFFKSGTVDAVLICTPHYSHPELAIQGFEHGLHVLIEKPAGVYTKQVREMNEASLKTDKLFGIMYNQRTNPLYLKLRDLVTSGELGNIRRTNWIITNWYRSQSYYDSGGWRATWEGEGGGVLLNQDPHQLDLWQWTIDMMPKRVRAFCSFGKYRSIEVEDDVTAYVEYENGATGLFVTTTGEAPGTNRFELTGDNGKIVIEDEKLTFWRLRQPEQEFNAAYKGGFGSPECWKCEIPITGGNPQHKGITQNFVDAIRKGTPLLAPGAEGIKGLTLSNAMHLSAWTDDWVNLPIDEDQYYSMLQERIRNSTMKKEGGSRTLNVGGTH; encoded by the coding sequence ATGGATAAGGTCAGATTGGGCATTATCGGGATCGGCAACATGGGCCGCGGACACTGCGCCTATCTAATGAAGAACGAAGTCCACGGCGTGGAGCTGACCGCGATCTGTGACACGGATCCGGAGAAGCTGAAGTGGGTGCCGGAGAACCTGGGCGTGAACGTCCGTACCTTTGGATCCCCGGATGAATTCTTCAAATCGGGTACGGTGGATGCGGTGCTGATCTGCACTCCTCACTACAGCCATCCGGAGCTCGCGATTCAAGGCTTCGAGCATGGCCTTCACGTTCTCATCGAGAAGCCGGCCGGCGTATACACGAAGCAGGTTCGGGAGATGAACGAGGCGTCGCTTAAGACAGACAAGCTGTTCGGCATTATGTACAACCAGCGGACCAATCCTCTCTACCTTAAGCTTAGGGATTTGGTTACCTCCGGAGAGCTCGGGAACATCCGCCGCACGAATTGGATTATTACCAATTGGTACCGCTCCCAAAGCTATTACGATTCGGGCGGCTGGCGCGCTACTTGGGAAGGCGAAGGCGGAGGCGTTCTGCTGAACCAGGATCCCCACCAGCTTGACCTGTGGCAGTGGACGATTGACATGATGCCGAAGCGCGTCCGGGCTTTCTGCTCGTTCGGCAAATACCGCAGCATTGAAGTCGAAGATGATGTAACCGCTTATGTGGAGTATGAGAACGGGGCAACGGGTCTGTTCGTCACCACGACGGGAGAAGCGCCCGGAACCAACCGTTTCGAACTGACAGGAGACAACGGCAAAATCGTCATCGAAGACGAGAAGCTCACCTTCTGGCGTCTGCGGCAGCCCGAGCAGGAATTCAATGCCGCGTACAAGGGAGGCTTCGGCAGTCCGGAGTGCTGGAAGTGCGAAATCCCCATCACCGGCGGCAACCCTCAGCACAAAGGCATTACCCAGAACTTCGTTGACGCGATTCGGAAAGGCACCCCGCTGCTCGCCCCTGGCGCAGAGGGCATCAAAGGGCTTACGCTCTCGAACGCGATGCATCTGTCCGCTTGGACCGACGATTGGGTGAACCTTCCGATTGACGAGGATCAGTATTATTCCATGCTTCAAGAGCGCATCCGGAACTCCACCATGAAGAAAGAGGGAGGCTCGCGGACGCTGAACGTCGGAGGAACCCATTAA
- a CDS encoding polysaccharide deacetylase family protein, producing the protein MREKLFWGSLIFIAVYMALPWVMSRMLGWGVIRQGGKGQIALTFDDGPDPVYTPRLLDLLKERGIRATFFVLGSKAEKHPDLIRRMHEEGHQIGIHNYTHLSNWLMTPWGVRKRHIRRSADIVEGITGERPLYYRPPWGILNLFDYGLRREFGIVLWSVMPRDWRSSIGRRKLKNHLLNRVTDGSVILLHDSGETFGADRDAPSYMLSALTETLGTFEERSLQCVRIDEMTGSAKRGTAESGVGRRMLYSVWMLWERCFIKLFHVVPVDPDNTFLQVRIREYTGSTPITFLDGEEIRKGDQIVELHLNNDMLFHLGKESRSAMHLAIQLIRRTEQLLPQILRLMETDPSYKNAKGLYGISLIHRGPEQLGFTILDLPKGVFSKITQWYLRVLMYVIHPQGKKRLKTKSELLVPKIIAISKKELMNRYIA; encoded by the coding sequence ATGAGGGAAAAGCTGTTCTGGGGGAGCTTGATCTTTATAGCCGTCTACATGGCTTTGCCGTGGGTCATGTCCCGCATGCTCGGATGGGGGGTTATCCGGCAAGGGGGCAAAGGGCAGATCGCCCTCACGTTTGACGACGGCCCGGACCCGGTGTATACTCCCCGCCTTCTGGATTTGCTGAAGGAACGGGGCATCCGGGCCACCTTCTTCGTGCTCGGCTCGAAGGCCGAGAAGCACCCGGACCTGATCCGGCGCATGCACGAGGAAGGGCATCAGATCGGAATCCACAACTATACCCACCTGTCCAACTGGCTCATGACCCCCTGGGGGGTCCGCAAACGCCATATCCGCCGCTCGGCCGATATCGTCGAGGGCATTACCGGGGAACGCCCTCTCTACTACCGGCCTCCTTGGGGAATCCTCAACCTCTTCGATTACGGACTCCGCCGCGAATTCGGGATTGTTCTCTGGTCCGTTATGCCGAGGGACTGGAGGAGCTCCATCGGCCGGCGGAAGCTGAAGAACCACCTGCTTAACCGGGTAACGGACGGCTCGGTCATTCTGCTTCACGACAGCGGGGAGACGTTCGGCGCCGACCGGGACGCCCCTTCCTACATGCTGTCCGCTCTTACCGAAACCTTGGGCACCTTTGAAGAGCGCAGCCTCCAGTGCGTCCGGATTGACGAAATGACCGGATCCGCAAAGCGGGGAACGGCGGAGTCGGGGGTGGGCAGGCGAATGCTTTATTCCGTATGGATGCTTTGGGAGCGCTGCTTCATCAAGCTGTTTCACGTCGTCCCCGTTGATCCCGACAACACCTTCCTGCAGGTGCGCATCCGGGAATACACCGGGAGCACCCCGATTACCTTCCTCGATGGAGAGGAAATCCGCAAAGGGGACCAGATCGTAGAGCTTCACTTGAACAACGACATGCTGTTCCACCTCGGCAAGGAAAGCCGCAGCGCCATGCACCTCGCCATCCAGCTCATCCGCCGGACGGAGCAGCTGCTTCCGCAAATTTTGCGGCTTATGGAGACCGATCCCTCCTACAAGAACGCCAAAGGCCTGTATGGCATCAGCCTGATCCACCGCGGGCCCGAACAGCTCGGGTTCACCATACTGGACCTGCCCAAGGGAGTCTTCTCCAAAATCACCCAATGGTACTTGAGGGTGCTCATGTACGTCATCCATCCTCAAGGAAAGAAGCGGCTGAAAACAAAATCCGAGCTGCTCGTCCCCAAAATCATCGCCATTTCCAAAAAAGAACTCATGAACCGTTATATCGCCTAA
- a CDS encoding helix-turn-helix domain-containing protein: MYRELSNTYRSAGERHDFWEFAYVDKGEAEVWIESNPYELKQGSIVFYRPNEFHRLVRVSTPNLFIVAFDCNSPALNQFKGRCFRLDDEERAIIARMLQAGINVFGAPLNKPSLTRRNNAPFGSEQLVKMELEALLIHLIQKLLIPKKSESTLSSVSSQNRDEVLMEQITSYLSAHLSHNLTVEQVCAQFTLSRSMLTRLFRKSTNSSFIEYLMQMRITEAKRMIREHSYNFTEIGERLGYTSVHYFSKQFKQITGMTPTEYSRSVNALIQDAASERK, encoded by the coding sequence ATGTACAGAGAGCTGTCCAATACGTACCGCAGCGCGGGGGAGCGGCACGATTTCTGGGAGTTTGCCTATGTCGACAAAGGCGAGGCAGAGGTGTGGATCGAATCGAACCCATACGAGTTAAAACAGGGATCTATTGTCTTTTATCGGCCCAATGAATTTCATAGGCTTGTTCGTGTTTCCACCCCCAATTTGTTTATCGTCGCGTTCGATTGTAACTCTCCCGCCTTAAACCAATTCAAGGGCCGCTGCTTTCGGCTGGATGATGAGGAAAGAGCGATTATCGCCAGGATGCTTCAAGCAGGCATTAACGTGTTCGGCGCCCCCCTCAATAAGCCAAGTCTGACCCGTAGGAACAACGCTCCCTTCGGAAGTGAGCAGCTTGTCAAGATGGAGCTGGAGGCGCTGCTGATTCACCTCATCCAGAAATTGTTAATTCCGAAGAAGTCGGAATCGACCCTTTCCTCCGTTTCTTCACAGAACCGGGATGAAGTACTAATGGAACAAATCACCAGCTATCTGAGTGCCCATCTGTCGCATAACCTTACGGTGGAACAGGTGTGCGCGCAGTTTACTCTTAGCCGATCCATGCTTACGCGATTATTCAGGAAATCCACTAATTCCAGTTTTATCGAATATTTAATGCAGATGAGAATTACGGAAGCCAAACGTATGATTCGCGAGCATTCCTATAATTTTACAGAAATCGGAGAGAGGCTCGGTTACACGAGCGTCCATTATTTTTCTAAACAGTTTAAACAAATAACCGGCATGACGCCTACCGAATATTCCAGGTCGGTGAATGCTCTGATTCAAGATGCGGCGTCCGAACGCAAATAA